One segment of Macrotis lagotis isolate mMagLag1 chromosome 1, bilby.v1.9.chrom.fasta, whole genome shotgun sequence DNA contains the following:
- the PINLYP gene encoding phospholipase A2 inhibitor and Ly6/PLAUR domain-containing protein isoform X1, which produces MGPDLGADIMMITRSPKLGLLALTVLCTLLSPAQSLYCEVCKSSGPTCTGKLKLCEAKKDACVTVIGVSTAALGNKESVDTSKSCMKYKDCYSGFISTTLGRGDHMVTNSYCCQEDGCNQGTIPIPKNNSTLNGLSCPSCMATFQETCSGEEVVQCLGQETHCLYLSGVVQTGLFNTKFATRGCATKSACLVEVGAEVPSVTYTYELRRADCAPASHHPGKEEKRSNLSVH; this is translated from the exons ATGGGCCCTGATCTAGGAGCAGACATCATGATGATCACCAGGAGCCCCAAGCTGGGCCTGTTGGCCCTCACCGTGCTCTGTACCCTCTTGTCCCCTG ctCAGTCTCTATACTGTGAGGTGTGTAAGAGTTCAGGACCAACCTGTACCGGCAAACTGAAGCTCTGTGAGGCCAAGAAGGATGCCTGTGTGACTGTTATTGGGGTGTCAACCGCAG CCTTAGGGAACAAAGAGTCGGTGGACACCTCCAAAAGTTGCATGAAGTACAAGGACTGTTATTCAGGTTTCATCTCCACCACTCTGGGGCGCGGGGATCACATGGTGACCAACTCCTATTGCTGCCAGGAGGACGGCTGCAACCAAGGCACCATCCCGA tcccgAAGAACAATAGCACCCTGAATGGACTCAGCTGCCCATCCTGCATGGCCACCTTCCAAGAAACCTGTTCCGGGGAGGAGGTGGTCCAGTGCCTGGGGCAGGAGACACATTGCCTCTACTTGTCGGGGGTCGTACAGACAG GCCTATTCAACACCAAGTTTGCTACCCGCGGCTGTGCCACCAAGAGTGCCTGCCTGGTCGAGGTTGGCGCTGAAGTACCCTCGGTCACTTACACCTATGAACTTCGGAGGGCCGACTGTGCCCCTGCCTCCCATCACCCTGGCAAGGAAGAGAAAAGATCCAACCTCTCTGTCCACTGA
- the PINLYP gene encoding phospholipase A2 inhibitor and Ly6/PLAUR domain-containing protein isoform X2: MMITRSPKLGLLALTVLCTLLSPAQSLYCEVCKSSGPTCTGKLKLCEAKKDACVTVIGVSTAALGNKESVDTSKSCMKYKDCYSGFISTTLGRGDHMVTNSYCCQEDGCNQGTIPIPKNNSTLNGLSCPSCMATFQETCSGEEVVQCLGQETHCLYLSGVVQTGLFNTKFATRGCATKSACLVEVGAEVPSVTYTYELRRADCAPASHHPGKEEKRSNLSVH; this comes from the exons ATGATGATCACCAGGAGCCCCAAGCTGGGCCTGTTGGCCCTCACCGTGCTCTGTACCCTCTTGTCCCCTG ctCAGTCTCTATACTGTGAGGTGTGTAAGAGTTCAGGACCAACCTGTACCGGCAAACTGAAGCTCTGTGAGGCCAAGAAGGATGCCTGTGTGACTGTTATTGGGGTGTCAACCGCAG CCTTAGGGAACAAAGAGTCGGTGGACACCTCCAAAAGTTGCATGAAGTACAAGGACTGTTATTCAGGTTTCATCTCCACCACTCTGGGGCGCGGGGATCACATGGTGACCAACTCCTATTGCTGCCAGGAGGACGGCTGCAACCAAGGCACCATCCCGA tcccgAAGAACAATAGCACCCTGAATGGACTCAGCTGCCCATCCTGCATGGCCACCTTCCAAGAAACCTGTTCCGGGGAGGAGGTGGTCCAGTGCCTGGGGCAGGAGACACATTGCCTCTACTTGTCGGGGGTCGTACAGACAG GCCTATTCAACACCAAGTTTGCTACCCGCGGCTGTGCCACCAAGAGTGCCTGCCTGGTCGAGGTTGGCGCTGAAGTACCCTCGGTCACTTACACCTATGAACTTCGGAGGGCCGACTGTGCCCCTGCCTCCCATCACCCTGGCAAGGAAGAGAAAAGATCCAACCTCTCTGTCCACTGA
- the IRGQ gene encoding immunity-related GTPase family Q protein, translating to MPPPRGDVTALFLGPPGSGKSELIAALREAPEAWHEEARVPALYPAGPGLFLGELSCPPAAPEPWAAEADMLVLVWGPRAGGEEEEEGALPEGLGAAGRAALARGAPLLAVWSRGPGTGDGGSPERPGEPEQDREKAAAGLAAAGLGAVPLFVLGRPGPRGADLTRLREALQDRGAALERLLPPAQEGFEVVDGAELEAVREAFEAGGLEAAMTWLRSGLERLGSARVDLGVVGPEAPAVIGALLGRDPEPPAAGPTPCPAPDRPNVVLWALPDAAGPAPGPARYDALVLALPGPPTPADVARGRAWGGPATPLFFVRTDGRGEEPAEEDADKPRGAAEEEEEEEGWEVLRADEAEAAPPAFPLRPGGLPGLAAALRRALGPAQGSALLLALPPASAPAARAKAAALRAGAWRAALLASVAAAASPAPGLGHACDVALLRGQLAGYRRALGLEAAAVARRERALGLEPGALAGRERSRLATQGAARGEVEARLRGWAGEGPAGGAALGALSFLWPAGGAAATGGLGYRAAHGVLLAALDELQADAEAVLGPAAPE from the exons ATGCCGCCCCCGCGGGGTGATGTCACCGCCTTATTCCTGGGCCCCCCGGGCTCGGGGAAGTCGGAGCTCATCGCCGCCCTCCGCGAGGCTCCCGAGGCCTGGCACGAAGAAGCCCGCGTGCCTGCCCTCTACCCGGCCGGGCCTGGCCTCTTCCTGGGCGAGCTGAGCTGCCCTCCGGCTGCGCCCGAGCCCTGGGCCGCGGAGGCCGACATGCTGGTGCTGGTCTGGGGGCCCCGGGCCGGgggcgaggaggaggaggagggggctcTGCCCGAGGGGCTGGGGGCGGCCGGCAGGGCGGCCTTAGCCCGGGGGGCGCCGCTGCTGGCCGTGTGGAGCCGGGGCCCCGGGACCGGCGACGGCGGGAGCCCGGAGCGCCCCGGGGAGCCGGAGCAGGACCGGGAGAAGGCGGCGGCCGGCCTGGCCGCGGCGGGGCTGGGGGCGGTGCCGCTCTTCGTCCTCGGCCGGCCCGGACCCCGCGGCGCGGACCTCACCAGACTGCGCGAGGCCCTGCAGGACCGGGGGGCGGCGCTGGAGAG GCTGCTGCCCCCGGCCCAGGAGGGCTTCGAGGTCGTGGATGGGGCCGAGCTGGAGGCCGTGCGCGAGGCCTTCGAGGCGGGGGGCCTGGAGGCCGCCATGACGTGGCTGCGCTCGGGCCTGGAGCGCCTGGGCAGCGCCCGCGTGGACCTGGGCGTGGTGGGCCCCGAAGCCCCCGCCGTCATCGGCGCCCTCCTGGGCCGGGACCCCGAGCCCCCCGCCGCCGGGCCGACCCCCTGCCCCGCGCCGGACCGGCCCAACGTCGTGCTCTGGGCGCTGCCCGACGCCGCCGGCCCCGCGCCCGGGCCCGCGCGCTACGACGCCCTGGTCCTCGCGCTCCCGGGGCCCCCCACGCCGGCCGACGTGGCCCGCGGCCGGGCCTGGGGCGGCCCCGCCACGCCCCTCTTCTTCGTCAGGACGGACGGCCGAGGCGAGGAGCCGGCCGAGGAGGACGCGGACAAGCCGCGCGGCGCggccgaggaggaggaggaggaggagggctgGGAGGTGCTGCGCGCCGACGAGGCCGAGGCGGCGCCGCCCGCCTTCCCGCTGCGGCCCGGGGGCCTGCCGGGCCTGGCCGCCGCGCTGCGCCGCGCCCTGGGCCCCGCGCAGGGGAGCGCACTGCTGCTGGCGCTGCCCCCCGCCTCGGCGCCGGCCGCCCGCGCCAAGGCCGCCGCGCTGCGGGCCGGGGCCTGGCGCGCCGCGCTCCTGGCCAGCGTGGCCGCGGCCGCCTCGCCGGCCCCGGGGCTGGGCCACGCCTGCGACGTGGCGCTGCTGCGCGGCCAGCTGGCCGGCTACCGGCGCGCGCTGGGGCTGGAGGCGGCCGCCGTGGCGCGCCGGGAGCGGGCGCTGGGGCTGGAGCCGGGCGCCCTGGCCGGCCGCGAGCGCTCACGCCTGGCCACGCAGGGGGCGGCGCGCGGCGAGGTGGAGGCGCGGCTGCGGGGCTGGGCCGGCGAGGGCCCCGCGGGCGGCGCGGCGCTGGGCGCGCTCTCCTTCCTGTGGCCGGCGGGCGGCGCCGCGGCCACGGGCGGCCTGGGCTACCGGGCGGCCCACGGCGTGCTGCTGGCGGCCCTGGACGAGCTGCAGGCCGACGCCGAGGCCGTGCTGGGCCCCGCCGCCCCCGAGTAG